The nucleotide window CGTCACCAGTGTCCGAATCCGTTCGTCATAGCCTTCGTAGTGGCCACACAGGAAGGTTAAATGTTCCTCGTGGGCAAACTCTTCAGCCACGTGTTGATTGAACGTTACGCCGGCTGGATCTAACAGAATGACCCGGCCTTTAGGCAGGCCCTCAGCCGCTGCCTGTTCCTCGGTCGCCTTTAAGGCGTCAAAGATGGGTTGCGGTTGGAGCAACATGCCTGCGCCCCCACCGAATGGGTAATCGTCCACGTTACCGTGCTTGTTCGTCGAGTAATCCCGGAAATTGGTAACGGGCATGGTCAGATGACCATTTTCAATGGCTTTTCCCACGATGGAATCGTGCATAGGACCAGAGAACATATCTGGAAATAAGCTTAATACATCGATCCGCATTACTCGAGTCCCTCCATTAATTCAACGATCACTTGACCAGCGTCGAGGTCGACCTTTTTCACAACGTCGTCGATCTTAGGCAGCAACAGATCATCCTTCCCAGGACGTTCAACGACCCAAACGTCATTCGCTCCTGGTGATAGGATCTCCTTGATTTCGCCCAACTCTTCACCGTCTTCAGTGACGACCTTAAGGCCCACGATTTGGTGATAGTAGTATTCTCCGGGTTGTAAGTCAGCGGTTTCTAACTCGTTGTCGGTCACCTTTAACGTGCTCTGTTTGTAAATTTCTACGTCATTGATTGAAGGCTTGCCTTCAAATCCTAACAGATAAAAGTTCTTATGCTTGCGCATTGTGGCAACCGTCAACGTAACTGGTTTGCTCTGACCCTTTTGAAAGGCGTACAGAGTTGAACCGACAGCGAACCGGCTCTCAGGGAAGTCCGTGGTCGCAATGACCCGGACCTCGCCCTTGATGCCGTGGGTGTTCACGATGGTTCCCACCGTATAATAAGCCATATGATTGGCCTCCTTCGTCGTTTATTTATCTACAAATGGTACGGACTTAACTCGTCCCACCACGTTTAATTATTTTGAAATACGTTATTTTTTGTTGTGATCTAAAGCTTGAAACGTTGCAAATACTAATTAGGCAACTCAGTCGTATCCCTCGCCTTACCGGCCGCCAGATATAGACTGGAACGGCGCGGACACAACTTGAAGCCTCGAAAAAAACGAGTCTCCAAGCTTGACCTTCTACTAGGCCGGCAAGAAAACGCCAACCAAGTAGAACGACGCACCTGAGTCCATATCTGGCGACCTCTTGGCTTATACAATGTCGCGCTGACAACTAAGATTGCCCACAAAGACTGTTGTCAGTTAGCCCCTGAAGAGTCGTGCACATATTCACGCTAAACCACAATCAAGATCCGAGATGACTCAGGATGTAGTCAGCTGCAACCCTCATCAACAATTACCATCAATCTGAGCCGAAGGTGGCCAGGGATGGTGCCAACTGTGAAAACGGCGTTGGCTAGCGTTTTTTGCTAGCCTAGGCCGTGGGCGTCTTTTCAGACACGTGGGCTGCGTGGCTAAAAAGCGAGCGAGAAGCCCGTTCTTTGGCTGAAGCGTTCCCACAGTAGGCACCGCCCCTGGCCGCCGGAGAACGCCAACTTGATGGTACAAAAAAACTCGAGGAAACGTTGCCGCCTCACTCGAGAGTCTTTGTCGGGCGGTCATCAATGATGAGTCGCACCCGTTTATTACCTTGCACACGGACGCTGTAGACGATCGTACGAATCGCCTGCGCCACGCGGCCTTGTTTACCGATTACCCGTCCGACGTCATCAGGGTTCACGGCTAACCGATATTCGTAGAACCGTTCCGTCTCGACTGGCGTTATCACCAAGTCTTCCGGATGTTCAACGAGTGGGCTAACAATTGCTAGAATTAATGCCTTAAAATCGGTCATCGCTAATCACTACTTCTTAGTGTACTTAGCTTCGTGGTATTGCTTCATGATACCCGCGTTAGAAAGTAAAGTCTTAACCGTATCTGAAGGTTGAGCACCGTTGTTCAACCAGTTCATGATAGATTCTTCCTTCAACGTGATTGAAGCTGGTTGGGTAACTGGATTGTACGTTCCAACTTGTTCGATGAAACGACCGTCACGAGGGCTCCGTGAATCGGCAACCACAATCCGGTAGAATGGGCGCTTCTTTGAACCCATCCGCTTTAAACGAATCTTAACTGACATGTAGACACCTCCTGTATTTCTTTCAACGAATAATAATATACCAGTTTATAGATATGATGTAAAGGGTTTTTTCTTTACACCTTGAAATTAATCAAAATCCTGGCGTAACCAAGCCACATCATCGGTCGTTAAGAACTGCCGATTTACCGCGATCCATTTCTGCACGGACCCATAATCGTCAAAATCTAGTCCCATTTCAGATGGCTCAACCGCCTGCAGGTCCCGGGCAAAGGTCAGGTCGGCCACGGTAATTGGCGCTTGAAAGAGTGGATTCTCTTCAGCCCGCGCCGCCCATTCACCATCCAAGATGGCCCGGGCGTTGCGGTAGGCCGCCGTTTGCTTAATGACCGCTCGCAATTCAAATGCCGTTAAAGTCTGCCTCATTTCTGCCTCCTTAACCGTTGCCACTGTGGATCAGCCGCTAAACTCACGACCGTTCCCGGTGCTTGTTGCACCGAGAATTGGCTAACTGGGCTCGTCAATAACCACACCAGTGTCGCGGGCAATGTCGGTCGCAATTTTTTCTCTCCATAGCCGTCCGTCAAAATAATCACCAGTTGTCCCACATTTCCCGCCATAATTCGGGGCAATGCATCCAAAACTGCTTGAAATCGGGTGCCACCCCCACCCGTCCGGATTAGCCGCTGTGGGCGCCTCTCCAGCGTAAAACTGTGGGTGAGGTCAACAACCGTATCAAACGGGTAGACGGTCACCTGAGCCGGGTAAACAGCCAACAGTGACGTCAATTGACCTAATAGGTAGCTAACCTCCCGATTGCCCATGGAACCGGACTCGTCCACAAAGACGGCGACCTTGCGCCACGTCTGAACGATTTCTCCGGGCAGCTCCATCCGCATCGGTTGGCGACGATTGAACCGACCGTACGCCGGTTGCCGGCCTGCTGGAACCTGTCCCAGCCCCCGCTTCAATAAGCTCCGCCAATCCAACGGCTGGGCAGCCACAATGGGCGTCAGTGCCGCTCGAATACTACCAGGCAACGTTCCCCGCTGCTTCGCGGACAGGGCCGCGTTGGCACTCTGAAAGAGGTCTGAACGCCACTGTTCCCTGGTAGCAGCATCTTGATCAGCAGCCGCTGACCAGCCCGTGTGACCATCCTGAACCGGTAGCTCTGGCAAATGACCCGGGCCACCGGTGGCTAACTGCTGGTCGGTAGCCCGTTGGTCAGCTTGCCACGTCCGCAACTGTCGCAAGTAAACGGCTGAATCCTGTTGCGGGGCAACGGGTTGACCCATAACCGCTGCCAATCGACGACTGGTCACCGCCTGAGCGGGTAGATCAGTCAAATAGTCATTGACCGCTGCATCCGTGGCCCAACGAACCAACCCGGCCTGTGCGGGTGTCCGAACGGCTTGGGCGTAACGGGTTGGATGTTGCCACAACAGGTGCAACACGGTATGCCGAAGCATTGCCAGCCACTGTGCCCCCGTCCAATCGGTCTGGGTAACAGCTGTGGTACTCACAGTCACTTGCCATTCCACAGGTGTCGCCGTTAATGCGATGGGCGTAGCGCCTACTCCTAATCGCAAACTAAGTCGGCTGAGTGCCCGCCCATAGAAAGAATCGTGTTGCAAGAGATACATCACCGAATCGCGGTAAAGGACCCGCGTGGCAGCTACCGCCTCTTCACCGGCGGCCCGCCGTACGCGTTCTAAGTCTTGCGTCAAACTGATCATGGTCTACACCTCGATTTGACTACCGCGCAACCCAATCTGTGTCAGTAAGCCATACAGCTGAGCCACCCCAGGACGAGCGGTCTGAACCGCTGCCAAGTTTTCCAATAAGTCCGCTTGATCTGCCATGGTCTGCGCAATTGCAAACTGTCCATCGGCTGGGCAAACGGCTAACAGGTCCGCAAACCGCTGACCATTTTCGTTACTAGTCAATGGCCACTCACCGGCCTGCAGACAGTTTTGCAAAATCTGTTGCTGCTGCGCCGCTGAAAGAGTCTCCATCGTCGTCACCGCATCTGGCAGGCTCATCGCCTGCTCGACTGTGAGACCCGGTCGGTGTTGCGTCAAGAACCCAGCAAAAGCCGTGCCGACCGTCATGCCCAAATTTCCCTGCATGATGGCCGCCACGACTGCTGACTGACTAAAGAGATGCTGTGCGTCAAGTTCCTGCACCGCCCGTGACACCCGTTCCCAGGCTCGGGGGGTGGGTTGTAGATCATCGTCGCCGGCATTATCCACGCCCACTACGTGTAGGTCCGCCGGATTTTCGGTTAGATACTGGGTGACCAGTGGGGTAATGCGTGGCTGACCAGCAACCACCGTCTTCGCCCACTGCAGCCAAGAAACCGTATCAGCCTGAAGGACCAGACGTGTCGTCCGGTCGGCAATGGCCGCATCGCCAGGGGTGACCCCGTAGTGGCTTTGCGTAAAACCAGCCATCGTGGCATCCGGATTTTCAGCTAGAATCAGGTGCACTTGTTCGGGCAATTTCAGCGTATTGATCTGCCGTTGCAAAACCAAGTTCATCAGCTCACTCTGAACGGCCTGCGACCCCCGGTTGAATTCATCTAAAAACCAGATGATTTCCTGCTGCGGGTGGGCTTCAGCGTAACGGATCATGGCTACCAACGTGTGTGAATATCCAAACCGCACGTCAGCTAGTGAGCCGTACTGAGCCGTTTGCACGAAGGAATCGGCGGTCAATGGGGGTACTGGAATCACCAGGTCCCCCTTTTCCACCAAACTAACAACCGTCGTGAAAAGCTTTGCCTGACGTTGGGCCGCTAAGTCGGCCACTAACGCAGACTTACCAATACCGGCCTCGCCCACAATGGTTGGCACACTACCACTTGCTAAGATTACCTGAGTTGCCTGTAAACAGGCCTGATAAGTCAATGCCACCCGAATCACTCCTTCCAAATAACGCGATGCTTTATTTTAACACGCGCCGTTGGAAGAATTTAACGATTTCCACAATAACGATCATCATGAACGAAGCCAAAAGGACAATTCCCCATTGGAAGCCATCCAGATGAGCAACGTGGAACATGCTGTTTAAGCCTGGTACCAGAATGGTCATCGCTAACAGTGCAAAGGCAATCACAATGGCCCAGTTGAAGAATTTATTCTTAAACAAACCAACCGTGAAAATGGACCCGTGAATCGACTTAGAGTTAAATGCGTGAAATAGTTGAATCAACCCTAACGTTGCGAAGGCCATGGTCAAGGCATCGGCATGGGCCAATTGCGTTGCCTGATGCACGGGGTAGGTAATGGCTAACCAGTAGACACCTAACGTAATGGCCCCTTCCAGCAGGCCCTGGTAGACGATACCTCCGAAGACCCCACCGGAGAAGAAGTTCGACTGCCGACCTCGTGGCTTTTGCTGCATAATATTCTTTTCCATGGGTTCGACCCCTAAGGCAATCGCTGGTAACGTGTCGGTCACCAGGTTGATCCACAGAATATGCACGGGCGCTAAGATCTGCCAACCTAGCATGGTCATCATGAACAGTGTCAGTACTTCCCCCAGGTTGGCGGAAAGCAGGTACTGAATGGCCTTCTGAATGTTAGCAAACACTTTTCGGCCTTCCTCAACCGCCACCACAATGGTAGAGAAGTTGTCATCGGCCAGAACCATGTCGCTGGCCCCCTTGGAAACTTCGGTCCCGGTAATTCCCATCCCGATACCAATATCGGCAGCCTTCAGGGCGGGAGCATCGTTGACCCCATCTCCAGTCATGGCAACGACCTTGCCCCGCTTCTGCCAGGCATTGACGATGCGGACCTTATGTTCGGGAGCCACTCGAGCGTACACCGCGTAGTCGCTCACTTTCTTGGCAAAAGTGGCATCGTCCATCTCATCAAGTTCGGCCCCGGTAATCACGGCGGCGGTCTCACCCTTGTCGATGATGCCCAGCCGCACCGCAATGGTGGCGGCCGTGTCACGGTGGTCCCCAGTGATCATCATTGGCCGAATCCCAGCAGATTTGGCATCCGCCACGGCCTGAGCCACTTCCGGTCGTTCAGGGTCGATCATGCCGACCATCCCGGCCAAGATCAGGTCATTTTCTACCGTTTCACTGGTCATGTTCGTTGGTACTTGATCCGTAATGCGGTAGGCAAACGCCAGGACCCGTAAAGCCTGCGTCGCCATGTTGTGGTTCGTATCCAAGATGTGTTGCCGGTCGGCATTGCTCAACGGTGAAATCGCGCCGTCCATGGCCAACCGCGTCACGCGCTTCAGCAACTCATCCGGCGCGCCCTTGACGGCAATCAGGAAGCGACCATCCGCTAAGGGGTGCACCGTGGACATAAGTTTTCGCTCGGAATCAAACGGAATTTCGGCAACTCGGGGCATATCCGTTAAGACCTGGTCAACCGGGTAGTTGCGATCCATTTGGTACTGCACTAGCGCCGTTTCGGTCGGGTCACCGGCCAAACCATCCGGCGTCACCTTAGTATCGTTACTGAGAATCATGACCTGCGCTAAGCGATTTTCACGGTCAAAATCAACCGTGTGCGCATCGGTTAACCGTAAGTCTTCGTAAACCTTTTCGACTGTCATTTTGTTTTGAGTCAACGTCCCGGTCTTATCCGAGGCAATGATGTCGGTGCTCCCCAACGTTTCCACGGCGGGCAGTTTCCGGACGATGGCGTGCCGTTTGGCCATTCGCTGAGTCCCCAATGCCAAAGTAATCGTGACGATGGCGGGCAATCCTTCTGGAATCGCAGCAACGGCCAGAGAAATCGCCGTTAAGAGCATGTCGATCAGGCTTTCGGCCTGACGCCACATCCCCATCGCAAAGACGATGGCCGCAATCACCAGAATCAGGATGGTCAACGACTTCCCTAACTGGGTCAGGTTGGCCTGGAGCGGCGTGGTTGTCTCATCGGCAGCTTCAATCATGCCCGCGATTCGGCCGACCTCCGTCTGCATCCCAGTGGCGACCACGACTCCGGTTGCCCGACCGTACGTAACGTTAGAATTCATGAAGGCCATGTTGTGACGGTCACCGATAGGCAGGTCCGCTCCCGTCAAGATAGCATCCGCCTTTTCCACGGGTACCGATTCCCCGGTCAACGCGGACTCTTCGACCTTTAGCGAAGCCACATCGAGCAACCGCAGGTCAGCGGGAATGATATCGCCGGCTTCCAGCAAGATGATGTCCCCCACAACCAGCTCGTCGCTCTTAACGGTCATCACCTGACCGTCGCGGCGAATCGTGGCGTTAGGCGCCGACATTTCCTTCAAGGCGTTAATGGCTTCCTCGGCCTTGGCCTCCTGAAAGACCCCAAAGATGGCGTTTAACACCACCACGACCAGGATGATGACGGCATCGACGACCTCACCAGTCAGCCCGGCAATTAGCGCGGCCACCAGCAAGACGATGATCATGAAGTCCTTGAACTGGGCAAAAAATTTCTGCAACAGGGAGGTGGTCTTCTGTTGGTTCAAGACGTTGTGTCCATTCGCCGAGAGACGTTCCTGTGCAGTTGCCGAGCTTAACCCGTGCTCGCTGGTTTGCAAGCGCTGGTACAAGTCAGCAGCAGTTTCCTGATAAAACGGTAATTTGGCCATTTGCCAATTCCTCCTGAAGTGTGCTCGTAAGCCCATCTTTTTCCCATTTTCGGGGGTAAAAAAAGAGACTCACGCGTGCACACAAAATAAATTGTGAACACACATAAGTCTCACTATTTAAGGCAATCCCGGATTGGCAACTGGTCGACACCAGTTCCAAAGAAATCTTGCTGACGGGTATTGCCGCAGAATAATCCTGCTAGTTACTCCCTTATGGTTGCTGTGAAATTAGTATACCGAATTTTTTCCGTGCCGTCTACATAAATAGCCCACCAAATGTTAACGATACTTATTATGTCGATAAGTAACCATCACCATTATTAGCCGGTCACTTGCCGCTCAACCCCGTCCCACCGGGGTTAACGGTTCAAATGCTACCAGTAAATGTAACAAAAGGCCGAACGCCCAGTACCAGCTTCCTGGCACCGAGCTCCCGGTCATCACGGTCTACTTGCGCTTCTTACGCTTCAGCCGCTTCTTCTTATTCTTCTTCATCTGACGCGACATCCGGTTCATAGCCATCTTTTGCATCCGGCCACTGATACCGCCGCCACCCATACCGGTGTTACCCATCAGCTGTTCCATTCCAGACATATTTCCTTTGGAGACCTGATTCATGGTCTTCTTCATCTGATTGAACTGCTTGATCATTCGGTTAACTTCATGGATCGGCCGACCAGCCCCAGCAGCAATCCGTCGTCGCCGTGAAGGGTTCAACAGATCGGGATTGGTCCGTTCCTGTGGTGTCATAGAATACACGACAGCCTTTAGGTGATCCATGTCCTTGGGATCCATTTGCACGTTTTTCAGAGCTGGGTTATTGGCCATCCCTGGAATCATCTTCATGAGGTCTTCCATTGGCCCCATCTTCTGAATCTGGGCAATTTGGTCCAAGAAGTCGTTGAAATCAAACGAGTTTTCTTGAATCTTTTCGGTTAATTCCTTAGCCTGCTTTTCGTCGTATTCCTTCTGGGTCTTTTCGATCAGGGAAAGCATATCCCCCATCCCTAAGATCCGCGACGACATTCGGTCTGGATGGAAGACATCCAGGTCGGTCATCTTTTCACCTTGACCAATGAACTTGATTGGCTTGCCGGTCACGGCCCGGATAGACAGTGCGGCACCACCACGGGTGTCCCCATCTAACTTGGTCAAGACGACCCCGGTCACGTCCAGCTTTTCGTTAAACCCTTCGGCGGTGGCGACGGCGTTTTGCCCAGTCATCGCATCAACAGTCAGCAGAATTTCATCAGGATGGGCCAACGCCTTAATGTTGGCCAATTCATCCATCAATTGTTCATCAATTTGCAACCGACCAGCGGTATCAATGATCACGTAATCGTTGTGGTTTTCAGCGGCCTGAGCCAGTCCTTGCCGCACGATTTCTACGGGATCAACGTCAGTCCCCAACTGGAAGACCGGCACGTCGATACCTTCAGCCACCTGGACCAATTGGTCAATGGCGGCTGGCCGGTAAATATCGCCGGCAATCATTAATGGCCGGGCGTTTTCTTCGTTCTTTAGCTTTAAAGCTAACTTGCCGGCCGTCGTCGTCTTCCCGGCCCCTTGAAGTCCAACCATCATGATGATCGTTGGAATCTTGTCGGACTTATTTAGGGGAACGGCTTCTGCCCCCATCGTTTTGGTTAACTCTTCGTCAACAATTTTGACGATTTGTTGCGCTGGGTTCAGTCCTTCAAGAACGTCGGCCCCCATCGCTCGGTCACGAACCTGCTTGACGAAGTCCTTGACCACGGTAAAGTTAACGTCGGCTTCGAGTAAAGCCAACCGAATCTCACGCATTGTTTCCCGTAAATCACTTTCGGAAACGCGGCCCTTGCCCCG belongs to Levilactobacillus yonginensis and includes:
- a CDS encoding cation-translocating P-type ATPase translates to MAKLPFYQETAADLYQRLQTSEHGLSSATAQERLSANGHNVLNQQKTTSLLQKFFAQFKDFMIIVLLVAALIAGLTGEVVDAVIILVVVVLNAIFGVFQEAKAEEAINALKEMSAPNATIRRDGQVMTVKSDELVVGDIILLEAGDIIPADLRLLDVASLKVEESALTGESVPVEKADAILTGADLPIGDRHNMAFMNSNVTYGRATGVVVATGMQTEVGRIAGMIEAADETTTPLQANLTQLGKSLTILILVIAAIVFAMGMWRQAESLIDMLLTAISLAVAAIPEGLPAIVTITLALGTQRMAKRHAIVRKLPAVETLGSTDIIASDKTGTLTQNKMTVEKVYEDLRLTDAHTVDFDRENRLAQVMILSNDTKVTPDGLAGDPTETALVQYQMDRNYPVDQVLTDMPRVAEIPFDSERKLMSTVHPLADGRFLIAVKGAPDELLKRVTRLAMDGAISPLSNADRQHILDTNHNMATQALRVLAFAYRITDQVPTNMTSETVENDLILAGMVGMIDPERPEVAQAVADAKSAGIRPMMITGDHRDTAATIAVRLGIIDKGETAAVITGAELDEMDDATFAKKVSDYAVYARVAPEHKVRIVNAWQKRGKVVAMTGDGVNDAPALKAADIGIGMGITGTEVSKGASDMVLADDNFSTIVVAVEEGRKVFANIQKAIQYLLSANLGEVLTLFMMTMLGWQILAPVHILWINLVTDTLPAIALGVEPMEKNIMQQKPRGRQSNFFSGGVFGGIVYQGLLEGAITLGVYWLAITYPVHQATQLAHADALTMAFATLGLIQLFHAFNSKSIHGSIFTVGLFKNKFFNWAIVIAFALLAMTILVPGLNSMFHVAHLDGFQWGIVLLASFMMIVIVEIVKFFQRRVLK
- a CDS encoding VWA-like domain-containing protein, which encodes MISLTQDLERVRRAAGEEAVAATRVLYRDSVMYLLQHDSFYGRALSRLSLRLGVGATPIALTATPVEWQVTVSTTAVTQTDWTGAQWLAMLRHTVLHLLWQHPTRYAQAVRTPAQAGLVRWATDAAVNDYLTDLPAQAVTSRRLAAVMGQPVAPQQDSAVYLRQLRTWQADQRATDQQLATGGPGHLPELPVQDGHTGWSAAADQDAATREQWRSDLFQSANAALSAKQRGTLPGSIRAALTPIVAAQPLDWRSLLKRGLGQVPAGRQPAYGRFNRRQPMRMELPGEIVQTWRKVAVFVDESGSMGNREVSYLLGQLTSLLAVYPAQVTVYPFDTVVDLTHSFTLERRPQRLIRTGGGGTRFQAVLDALPRIMAGNVGQLVIILTDGYGEKKLRPTLPATLVWLLTSPVSQFSVQQAPGTVVSLAADPQWQRLRRQK
- a CDS encoding ATP-binding protein, whose product is MALTYQACLQATQVILASGSVPTIVGEAGIGKSALVADLAAQRQAKLFTTVVSLVEKGDLVIPVPPLTADSFVQTAQYGSLADVRFGYSHTLVAMIRYAEAHPQQEIIWFLDEFNRGSQAVQSELMNLVLQRQINTLKLPEQVHLILAENPDATMAGFTQSHYGVTPGDAAIADRTTRLVLQADTVSWLQWAKTVVAGQPRITPLVTQYLTENPADLHVVGVDNAGDDDLQPTPRAWERVSRAVQELDAQHLFSQSAVVAAIMQGNLGMTVGTAFAGFLTQHRPGLTVEQAMSLPDAVTTMETLSAAQQQQILQNCLQAGEWPLTSNENGQRFADLLAVCPADGQFAIAQTMADQADLLENLAAVQTARPGVAQLYGLLTQIGLRGSQIEV
- the ffh gene encoding signal recognition particle protein, with the protein product MAFEGLTERLQGAMRKLRGKGRVSESDLRETMREIRLALLEADVNFTVVKDFVKQVRDRAMGADVLEGLNPAQQIVKIVDEELTKTMGAEAVPLNKSDKIPTIIMMVGLQGAGKTTTAGKLALKLKNEENARPLMIAGDIYRPAAIDQLVQVAEGIDVPVFQLGTDVDPVEIVRQGLAQAAENHNDYVIIDTAGRLQIDEQLMDELANIKALAHPDEILLTVDAMTGQNAVATAEGFNEKLDVTGVVLTKLDGDTRGGAALSIRAVTGKPIKFIGQGEKMTDLDVFHPDRMSSRILGMGDMLSLIEKTQKEYDEKQAKELTEKIQENSFDFNDFLDQIAQIQKMGPMEDLMKMIPGMANNPALKNVQMDPKDMDHLKAVVYSMTPQERTNPDLLNPSRRRRIAAGAGRPIHEVNRMIKQFNQMKKTMNQVSKGNMSGMEQLMGNTGMGGGGISGRMQKMAMNRMSRQMKKNKKKRLKRKKRK
- a CDS encoding KH domain-containing protein, with the protein product MTDFKALILAIVSPLVEHPEDLVITPVETERFYEYRLAVNPDDVGRVIGKQGRVAQAIRTIVYSVRVQGNKRVRLIIDDRPTKTLE
- the trmD gene encoding tRNA (guanosine(37)-N1)-methyltransferase TrmD, giving the protein MRIDVLSLFPDMFSGPMHDSIVGKAIENGHLTMPVTNFRDYSTNKHGNVDDYPFGGGAGMLLQPQPIFDALKATEEQAAAEGLPKGRVILLDPAGVTFNQHVAEEFAHEEHLTFLCGHYEGYDERIRTLVTDEVSLGDFVLTGGELASMVMIDATVRLLPGVLGNSESAPGDSFSSGLLEYPQYTRPADFRGMKVPDVLISGNHGKIDEWRDKEALRRTYQRRPDLIDHRRLTTQQKHLLADVRIEEEERQAAEKESRK
- the rimM gene encoding ribosome maturation factor RimM (Essential for efficient processing of 16S rRNA), whose amino-acid sequence is MAYYTVGTIVNTHGIKGEVRVIATTDFPESRFAVGSTLYAFQKGQSKPVTLTVATMRKHKNFYLLGFEGKPSINDVEIYKQSTLKVTDNELETADLQPGEYYYHQIVGLKVVTEDGEELGEIKEILSPGANDVWVVERPGKDDLLLPKIDDVVKKVDLDAGQVIVELMEGLE
- the rpsP gene encoding 30S ribosomal protein S16 — its product is MSVKIRLKRMGSKKRPFYRIVVADSRSPRDGRFIEQVGTYNPVTQPASITLKEESIMNWLNNGAQPSDTVKTLLSNAGIMKQYHEAKYTKK